One Kineococcus radiotolerans SRS30216 = ATCC BAA-149 DNA window includes the following coding sequences:
- a CDS encoding DeoR/GlpR family DNA-binding transcription regulator — MYAPERHQAILDAAREAGRVEVSALADRLDVTPETIRRDLTVLERRGVLRRVHGGAIPVERLGAELAVPERQDVAGAEKDRIALAALAELPDGGTLILDAGTTTARFAELLPTDRELVVVTHALPIAVVVADRPNLTLHLVGGTVRGRTLAAVGGWAERALAEVFADVCFLGTNALTVERGLTTPDLAEAAVKRALISSARRTVVLADHTKFGRDDFAHVADLEAVDTVITDTATDPGIVSDVEAAGPRVVRA, encoded by the coding sequence ATGTACGCACCGGAGCGGCACCAGGCCATCCTCGACGCGGCCCGCGAGGCGGGCCGGGTCGAGGTCAGCGCCCTGGCCGACCGCCTCGACGTGACGCCCGAGACGATCCGCCGCGACCTCACCGTCCTGGAGCGGCGCGGGGTCCTGCGCCGCGTCCACGGCGGGGCCATCCCCGTCGAGCGCCTCGGCGCCGAGCTCGCGGTGCCCGAGCGGCAGGACGTCGCCGGCGCCGAGAAGGACCGCATCGCCCTGGCCGCGCTCGCCGAGCTCCCCGACGGGGGGACCCTGATCCTCGACGCCGGGACCACGACGGCCCGCTTCGCCGAGCTCCTGCCCACCGACCGCGAGCTCGTCGTCGTCACCCACGCCCTGCCCATCGCGGTGGTCGTGGCCGACCGCCCCAACCTCACCCTCCACCTCGTGGGGGGCACCGTGCGCGGGCGCACCCTGGCCGCCGTCGGCGGCTGGGCCGAGCGCGCGCTCGCCGAGGTCTTCGCCGACGTCTGCTTCCTCGGCACCAACGCCCTCACCGTCGAGCGCGGCCTCACCACCCCCGACCTCGCCGAGGCGGCCGTGAAGCGCGCGCTCATCTCCTCCGCCCGGCGCACCGTCGTCCTCGCCGACCACACCAAGTTCGGCCGCGACGACTTCGCCCACGTCGCAGACCTGGAGGCCGTCGACACCGTGATCACCGACACCGCCACCGACCCCGGCATCGTCTCCGACGTCGAGGCCGCCGGCCCCCGGGTCGTGCGGGCGTGA